In Stigmatopora nigra isolate UIUO_SnigA chromosome 18, RoL_Snig_1.1, whole genome shotgun sequence, one genomic interval encodes:
- the nog2 gene encoding noggin-2: MGSSHPPVLLYMLLCVHVGVGQHYLRLRPSPSDNLPVPDLKEDPDPDYDPREQDLSERTLRKKLGSHFDPNFMSIGAPVLGNHSTSDVKLQGSMPNEIKKLELTETPYGKRVKVGKKARRKFLQWLWTYTHCPVMYTWKDLGVRFWPRYIKEGNCFSERSCSFPEGMSCKPVKSNNKVFLRWYCQGFLRQKYCTWIQVQYPIISECKCSC; encoded by the coding sequence ATGGGCAGCTCTCATCCGCCGGTGCTCCTCTACATGCTGCTGTGCGTCCACGTCGGAGTGGGCCAGCACTACCTTCGTCTCCGTCCTTCCCCCAGCGACAACCTGCCCGTACCCGACCTCAAGGAGGACCCCGACCCGGATTACGACCCCCGGGAGCAGGACTTGTCCGAGAGGACTCTGAGGAAAAAACTGGGCAGCCACTTTGACCCCAACTTCATGTCCATCGGCGCTCCGGTGCTGGGCAACCACTCGACGTCCGACGTCAAGCTGCAAGGGTCCATGCCCAACGAGATCAAGAAGCTGGAACTCACCGAGACCCCCTACGGGAAGCGCGTCAAAGTGGGCAAGAAGGCCAGGAGGAAATTCCTCCAGTGGCTGTGGACCTACACGCACTGTCCCGTGATGTACACCTGGAAGGATTTGGGGGTGAGGTTCTGGCCCCGCTACATTAAGGAGGGCAACTGCTTCTCGGAGCGTTCCTGTTCCTTCCCCGAGGGGATGTCTTGCAAACCCGTCAAATCCAACAACAAGGTTTTCCTCCGGTGGTACTGCCAAGGCTTTTTAAGACAGAAATACTGTACGTGGATACAGGTGCAGTACCCGATCATCTCAGAGTGCAAGTGCTCGTGCTGA